A window of Castanea sativa cultivar Marrone di Chiusa Pesio chromosome 1, ASM4071231v1 contains these coding sequences:
- the LOC142606460 gene encoding serine/threonine-protein kinase-like protein CCR4 — protein MANNSYLLLIFFICLSFFSCIPFAHSLSTVSISETDNHTLICALIKPPNRQAFVLNCTSFPQGIQIHVNPNASFSGIVAGHGFLCGLRSPSSSIMVCWRFSTSETKSPKRIHRGPAIKDLDAGNSHICGVNGTNQLECWQWREFNSSGVGNFASVAVGENFVCGLSAIGIIRCVGSNTNVVGQEPRGNYSVVSAGFRHACAISDNNSLDCWGEIMVEKPQGKFISLALGEDRSCALWHNETVVCWGKNKFSLPERLQGTYFITIEAKRSVFCGVAKANHSLYCWGNEILDSKLMVLDKVVPGPCSSKCSCGILELSSDICGQGVSICKPCEGETSPSPPPLAPPPQSHHTSGWNKKMVAFLVVGCVGSLALILLCCFFLYKYCKDRGCRRVHDSGRLDEPGTTPENVPSQRQQAAPPVLEKRLSHLVSMGNGVHMEEFPLQMLLEATNNFSEDHKIGAGSFGSVYRATLDDGREVAIKRAEISMSTPYVNKREEDNDSAFINELEALSRLNHKNLVRLLGFCEDCNERVLVYEYMKNGTLNDHLHKLQSTPLMSWAARIKVALDAARGIEYLHVYAVPPIIHRDIKSSNILLDDTWNAKVSDFGLSLMAPVDEESHLSLLGAGTVGYMDPEYYRLQQLTTKSDVYSFGVVLLEMLSGYKAIHRNENGVPRNVVDFVVPYIAQDEIHRILDPKVPPPTPFEIEAVAYVGYLAVDCVNLEGRDRPSMTEIVNNLKRALDACLTHPTLSRSSTESST, from the coding sequence ATGGCTAATAACTCCTATctccttctcattttttttatatgcttATCCTTCTTTTCTTGTATTCCATTTGCTCATTCACTATCCACTGTATCCATTTCAGAGACTGATAATCACACACTAATCTGTGCTTTAATTAAGCCCCCTAACCGACAAGCTTTTGTCCTAAACTGTACAAGTTTCCCTCAAGGAATCCAAATTCATGTGAATCCCAATGCATCATTTTCTGGGATAGTAGCTGGACACGGATTTCTTTGTGGGTTACGTTCACCATCTTCTTCAATTATGGTTTGCTGGAGATTTTCTACCAGTGAAACTAAGTCTCCCAAGCGTATCCATCGTGGCCCTGCTATCAAAGATCTTGATGCTGGGAATTCTCACATTTGTGGCGTAAATGGGACCAATCAGCTTGAGTGCTGGCAGTGGCGTGAATTTAATTCAAGCGGGGTTGGAAACTTTGCAAGTGTTGCTGTGGGTGAGAATTTTGTATGTGGGTTATCAGCAATTGGAATTATTCGTTGCGTTGGAAGTAATACTAATGTTGTTGGCCAAGAGCCTCGCGGGAATTACTCCGTGGTCTCTGCCGGATTTAGGCATGCTTGTGCTATCTCTGATAACAATAGTTTGGATTGCTGGGGAGAGATAATGGTTGAGAAACCACAGGGAAAGTTCATATCATTGGCTTTAGGAGAAGACCGTAGTTGTGCTCTATGGCATAATGAAACAGTTGTCTGTTGGGGGAAAAATAAGTTCAGCCTGCCAGAACGTTTGCAAGGGACTTATTTCATCACCATTGAAGCAAAGCGCAGTGTTTTCTGTGGAGTTGCGAAAGCAAATCATTCTTTGTACTGTTGGGGCAATGAAATTCTTGACTCAAAATTAATGGTGTTAGACAAAGTTGTGCCAGGGCCATGTAGTAGTAAATGCTCATGCGGTATATTGGAATTGTCTTCCGATATTTGTGGTCAAGGAGTATCTATCTGCAAGCCTTGTGAGGGAGAAACTTCTCCTTCACCACCACCATTAGCTCCGCCACCACAATCCCATCATACCAGTGGTTGGAACAAAAAAATGGTGGCTTTCTTAGTAGTGGGGTGTGTGGGATCCTTGGCTCTGATACtactttgttgtttctttttgtaCAAATATTGCAAGGACAGAGGATGTCGCCGAGTCCATGACTCGGGCCGCTTGGACGAGCCAGGAACTACACCTGAAAATGTTCCAAGCCAACGTCAACAAGCAGCACCACCAGTTCTAGAGAAGCGGTTGAGCCATTTGGTTAGTATGGGAAATGGTGTGCACATGGAAGAATTTCCTTTGCAAATGTTGCTTGAAGCCACCAACAATTTTTCAGAAGATCACAAGATTGGAGCAGGTAGCTTTGGCTCAGTCTACCGAGCCACTTTAGATGACGGCCGAGAAGTGGCTATCAAGCGTGCTGAAATTTCAATGTCTACACCATATGTGAACAAGCGAGAGGAGGACAATGACAGTGCTTTCATAAATGAGCTGGAAGCTTTGTCCAGACTCAATCACAAGAATCTTGTCCGTTTATTGGGATTTTGTGAAGATTGCAATGAGCGTGTATTGGTCTATGAGTACATGAAAAATGGTACCCTTAATGACCATCTTCACAAGCTTCAAAGTACTCCTCTAATGTCATGGGCTGCCCGAATTAAGGTTGCACTAGATGCAGCTAGAGGCATTGAGTATTTACACGTGTATGCAGTTCCACCAATCATACACCGCGATATCAAGTCATCTAACATATTACTAGACGACACGTGGAACGCCAAGGTGTCTGATTTCGGCCTATCATTGATGGCTCCTGTGGACGAAGAGTCACACCTTTCGCTTCTTGGAGCAGGTACGGTTGGTTACATGGATCCCGAGTACTATAGACTTCAACAATTGACAACCAAAAGTGACGTGTATAGCTTTGGAGTCGTATTGCTGGAAATGTTGTCTGGGTACAAGGCAATTCATAGGAATGAAAACGGGGTGCCCCGAAATGTGGTTGATTTTGTTGTTCCATACATTGCCCAAGACGAAATTCACAGAATTTTGGACCCAAAAGTACCACCACCCACCCCATTTGAAATAGAGGCAGTGGCATATGTTGGGTACCTAGCAGTGGATTGTGTAAATCTAGAAGGTAGAGATCGGCCCTCAATGACCGAAATTGTAAATAACCTGAAAAGAGCCTTGGACGCTTGTCTGACGCACCCAACACTATCTCGGTCCTCGACTGAGTCTTCAACATAG
- the LOC142619490 gene encoding uncharacterized protein LOC142619490, producing the protein MAKHPLLSLHFLLLFCFCFCVSFFPPCTPLTVETKALLQFKGQFKDPFNVLHSWKDSDSPCEFSGIKCDSVSGKVIEISLDNKSLSGVISPSISVLKSLRTLSLPSNHISGKLPSELSSCTNLRVLNLTINNMVGAIPDLSGLRSLEILDLSMNDFSGLFPSWVGNLTGLVGLGLAQNQFDEGEIPESLGNLKNLTWLYLQGANLKGEIPESIFELTLLQTLDISKNNISGNVSKSIVKLKNLNKIELYGNSLTGEIPRELANLTFLQEFDISQNKMHGKLPEEIGNLKNLMVFQLYENNFSGELPAGFGDMHNLTGFSIYGNSFTGEFPANFGRFSQLNSIDISENQFSGGFPKFLCENRKLKFLLALENNFSGEFPESYAECKSLERLRINMNRLSGKIPNGVWALPDVTMIDFGDNDFTGEISTEILSSVSLGQLVLQNNRFSGELPSELGNLTNLERLHLSNNNFTGKIPAGIGALEQLSSLQMQQNSLTGSIPPELGNCARLANLNLASNSLTGNIPETFSLMSSLNSLNLSGNKLIGQIPENIKKLKLSSIDLSENQLSGGVPSDLLIMGGDKAFLGNEGLCVVQNSKMHMNSRMNICPANHHQRGIFAGNFVLFCVIASALVILLAGLLLVSYKNFKLRVAGVENDLEGEKEVDPKWKFASFNHVDINADEICNLEEENLIGSGATGKVYRLDLKKNGSTVAVKQLWKGDGVKILEAEMEILGKIRHRNILKLYASLLKGGSSFLVFEYMGNGNLFQALHRQMKGGLPELDWRQRYKIALGAAKGIAYLHHDCSPPIIHRDIKSSNILLDEDFEPKIADFGVAKIAEKCQKESEYSCFAGTHGYIAPELAYTLKVTEKSDVYSFGVVLLELVSGKRPIEDEYGEGKDIVYWVLNHLNDRESVLRVFDDKVVTDSVQDDMLKVLKIAILCTTKLPSVRPSMREVVKMLIDADPCIFKSPDNNADKNVKVFL; encoded by the exons ATGGCCAAACACCCACTTCTCTCCCTCCATTTTCTATTgctcttttgcttttgcttttgcgtTTCCTTTTTCCCGCCATGTACACCTCTAACGGTTGAAACCAAAGCTCTTCTTCAATTCAAAGGCCAGTTCAAAGACCCTTTCAATGTTTTGCATTCCTGGAAAGATTCGGACTCTCCCTGTGAATTTTCCGGGATTAAATGCGACTCTGTGTCCGGGAAAGTGATTGAAATCTCACTAGACAATAAATCTCTATCAGGGGTCATCTCTCCATCCATTTCTGTACTCAAGAGTTTAAGGACTCTTTCATTGCCGTCTAATCACATTTCTGGAAAGCTTCCATCAGAGCTGAGCAGTTGTACTAATCTTAGAGTCTTGAATCTTACCATAAACAATATGGTTGGAGCCATTCCGGATCTTTCTGGGCTGAGAAGCTTGGAGATTCTTGATCTTTCAATGAATGATTTTTCGGGTTTGTTCCCAAGTTGGGTGGGGAATTTGACTGGCTTGGTTGGTTTAGGACTGGCGCAGAATCAATTTGACGAGGGTGAAATTCCTGAGAGCCTTGGGAATTTGAAAAACTTGACTTGGCTCTATCTACAAGGTGCTAATTTGAAAGGAGAGATTCCGGAGTCTATTTTCGAGCTCACGTTGTTGCAGACATTGGATATTTCGAAGAACAATATTTCCGGGAATGTCTCTAAGTCCATTGTAAAACTGAAGAATCTTAACAAGATTGAACTTTATGGTAATAGTTTGACCGGCGAAATCCCACGAGAGCTTGCCAACCTCACCTTCCTGCAGGAATTTGatatttctcaaaacaaaatgCACGGGAAATTGCCTGAAGAAATTGGCAATCTGAAgaatttgatggttttccagctGTATGAGAACAACTTTTCTGGAGAACTTCCTGCTGGGTTTGGAGATATGCACAATCTTACTGGGTTCTCAATCTATGGTAACAGCTTTACCGGGGAATTTCCCGCGAATTTTGGCCGGTTCTCACAATTGAACAGCATTGACATTTCTGAGAATCAGTTTTCAGGTGGTTTCCCCAAGTTCTTGTGTGAAAACAGGAAACTAAAGTTCTTGCTTGCTTTGGAAAACAATTTTTCTGGGGAATTTCCAGAATCTTATGCTGAGTGCAAATCTCTGGAAAGGTTAAGAATTAATATGAACCGCTTGTCTGGGAAAATTCCTAATGGGGTTTGGGCACTTCCAGATGTAACAATGATTGATTTTGGTGATAATGACTTTACTGGAGAAATATCCACGGAAATTCTCTCTTCAGTGAGCTTGGGTCAGTTGGTTTTGCAGAACAATAGGTTTTCAGGTGAGCTTCCATCAGAACTTGGCAATCTGACCAACTTAGAGAGGCTTCATTTGAGTAATAATAACTTCACTGGTAAAATTCCTGCTGGAATTGGTGCTCTGGAGCAATTATCGTCATTACAAATGCAACAAAATTCTTTAACTGGATCAATACCACCAGAACTAGGTAACTGTGCTAGGCTGGCCAACTTGAATCTTGCTTCGAATTCTTTGACTGGTAATATACCGGAAACATTTTCTTTGATGAGCTCACTGAATTCTCTGAATCTTTCGGGAAATAAACTCATCGGTCAGATTccggaaaatataaagaaactGAAGTTAAGCTCCATAGATTTGTCTGAAAACCAGCTGTCCGGAGGGGTGCCATCTGATCTTTTGATCATGGGCGGAGACAAAGCATTTCTTGGAAACGAGGGACTCTGTGTTGTCCAAAATTCTAAAATGCATATGAATTCTAGGATGAATATTTGTCCTGCAAATCATCATCAAAGAGGAATCTTTGCAGGTAATTTTGTTCTGTTCTGTGTCATAGCATCTGCCTTGGTTATCTTATTAGCTGGGTTACTGCTTGTCAGTTATAAGAACTTCAAGCTTAGAGTGGCTGGGGTAGAAAATGATTTGGAAGGGGAGAAGGAAGTGGATCCGAAATGGAAATTTGCATCTTTCAACCATGTAGATATTAACGCAGATGAAATATGTAATCTGGAGGAAGAGAATTTGATTGGAAGTGGTGCTACAGGAAAAGTTTATCGATTGGATTTGAAGAAAAACGGTAGTACTGTGGCCGTAAAGCAACTGTGGAAAGGAGATGGTGTAAAGATTTTGGAAGCAGAAATGGAGATTCTGGGGAAAATAAGGCATAGAAATATACTGAAGCTTTATGCTTCTTTACTTAAAGGAGGCTCcagttttttggtgtttgagtACATGGGAAATGGTAATCTGTTTCAAGCTCTTCACAGACAGATGAAAGGTGGCCTGCCAGAACTGGATTGGCGTCAGAGGTATAAAATTGCTTTGGGAGCGGCAAAGGGAATTGCTTATCTCCACCATGACTGTTCACCACCTATTATTCATCGGGACATAAAATCAAGTAACATTTTACTTGATGAGGATTTTGAGCCAAAAATTGCTGACTTTGGGGTAGCAAAGATTGCAGAGAAGTGTCAAAAGGAGTCTGAATATAGCTGTTTTGCTGGCACTCATGGTTATATTGCTCCTG AGCTGGCATATACTCTTAAAGTCACAGAAAAGAGTGATGTGTATAGTTTTGGTGTGGTGCTGCTAGAATTAGTTTCTGGTAAAAGACCTATTGAAGACGAATATGGAGAAGGAAAAGATATTGTTTATTGGGTTCTAAATCATCTCAATGACCGCGAAAGTGTGCTCAGGGTTTTTGATGATAAAGTGGTGACTGATTCTGTCCAAGATGACATGCTTAAGGTCTTGAAGATTGCTATCCTTTGCACTACCAAACTTCCATCTGTGCGTCCTTCTATGAGGGAGGTTGTCAAAATGCTTATTGATGCAGATCCTTGCATCTTCAAGTCTCCGGACAACAATGCTGACAAAAATGTCAAGGTTTTCCTCTAG
- the LOC142621963 gene encoding uncharacterized protein LOC142621963 — MARPMSATARPIQSSSPSVTVTTTVASQPQQPPHHQQQQSQPETLVLRLNRKKKKVTWKEDTVDNEFMQKKSSKKCCIFHKQKPFDDDDTDSDSDHDHDHDHNLNHNHDHNHDDASCSSSHL; from the coding sequence ATGGCGAGACCCATGAGCGCGACCGCGCGACCAATACAGTCCTCGTCACCCTCCGTGACCGTCACCACCACCGTCGCATCTCAGCCCCAGCAACCACcccatcatcaacaacaacaatcacaacctgAAACCCTAGTCCTCCGCCTCAACcgcaagaagaagaaggtgacttGGAAGGAAGACACCGTGGACAACGAGTTCATGCAGAAGAAGAGCTCCAAGAAGTGCTGCATCTTCCACAAGCAGAAGCCCTTCGACGACGACGATACTGACAGCGACAGCGACCACGACCACGACCACGACCACAACCTCAACCACAACCACGACCACAACCACGACGACGCCTCTTGTTCTTCTTCCCATCTCTaa
- the LOC142622619 gene encoding adenylate kinase, chloroplastic isoform X1, whose protein sequence is MASSVNFWTIPQPKPQSSYSYSSSLKPPLTSQLSLFPNSNNSILSLRSHTSLSHSRLTKSHSPNAPPPHFMVMASTKNPEEALKIMISGAPASGKGTQCELITQKYGLVHVAAGDLLRAEVAAGSDNGRQAKEFMEKGQLVPDEIVVMMVKERLSQPDSEENGWLLDGYPRSLSQATALKKFGFEPDLFILLEVPEDILVERVIGRRLDPVTGKIYHLKYSPPETEEIAARLTQRFDDTEEKVKLRLRTHHQNVEAVLSMFKDITVKIDGNGSKEDVFAQIDGWLTKLLEQRKATSESLAA, encoded by the exons ATGGCGAGCAGCGTAAATTTCTGGACGATACCACAGCCAAAGCCGCAGTCTTCctattcttattcttcttccttaaaACCACCCCTCACTTCACAATTATCATTATTCCCAAATTCCAACAATTCCATCCTCTCCCTCCGTTCCCATACATCCCTATCCCACTCTCGTCTTACCAAATCCCACTCGCCAAACGCTCCTCCTCCTCACTTCATG GTAATGGCATCTACTAAGAACCCAGAAGAGGCTCTCAAAATTATGATATCTGGGGCTCCAGCTTCTGGTAAAGGAACCCAATGTGAGCTTATCACTCAAAAA TATGGTCTGGTGCATGTTGCTGCTGGAGATTTACTCAGGGCAGAAGTTGCAGCTGGTAGTGATAATGGAAGGCAAGCAAAGGAATTCATGGAGAAAGGACAATTGGTACCAGACGAAATAGTTGTTATG ATGGTCAAGGAGCGTCTATCACAGCCAGATTCTGAAGAAAATGGTTGGCTTTTGGATGGATACCCAAGGAGCTTATCACAAGCAACTGCTCTTAAGAAATTTGGGTTTGAGCCAGATCTTTTCATTCTCCTTGAA GTCCCTGAAGATATCCTTGTTGAGAGAGTCATCGGACGAAGGTTAGATCCTGTTACTGGGAAGATATATCACTTGAAGTATTCTCCCCCTGAAACTGAAGAAATTGCTGCGAGGCTTACTCAACGATTTGATGATACAGAAGAAAAG GTAAAGTTGCGGTTGCGCACTCATCATCAAAATGTGGAGGCAGTACTTTCAATGTTTAAAGACATAACAGTGAAG ATTGATGGAAATGGTTCCAAAGAGGATGTGTTTGCCCAAATTGATGGTTGGCTGACAAAACTTCTTGAGCAAAGGAAGGCTACTTCAGAATCTTTGGCAGCATAA
- the LOC142622619 gene encoding adenylate kinase, chloroplastic isoform X2: MASSVNFWTIPQPKPQSSYSYSSSLKPPLTSQLSLFPNSNNSILSLRSHTSLSHSRLTKSHSPNAPPPHFMYGLVHVAAGDLLRAEVAAGSDNGRQAKEFMEKGQLVPDEIVVMMVKERLSQPDSEENGWLLDGYPRSLSQATALKKFGFEPDLFILLEVPEDILVERVIGRRLDPVTGKIYHLKYSPPETEEIAARLTQRFDDTEEKVKLRLRTHHQNVEAVLSMFKDITVKIDGNGSKEDVFAQIDGWLTKLLEQRKATSESLAA, from the exons ATGGCGAGCAGCGTAAATTTCTGGACGATACCACAGCCAAAGCCGCAGTCTTCctattcttattcttcttccttaaaACCACCCCTCACTTCACAATTATCATTATTCCCAAATTCCAACAATTCCATCCTCTCCCTCCGTTCCCATACATCCCTATCCCACTCTCGTCTTACCAAATCCCACTCGCCAAACGCTCCTCCTCCTCACTTCATG TATGGTCTGGTGCATGTTGCTGCTGGAGATTTACTCAGGGCAGAAGTTGCAGCTGGTAGTGATAATGGAAGGCAAGCAAAGGAATTCATGGAGAAAGGACAATTGGTACCAGACGAAATAGTTGTTATG ATGGTCAAGGAGCGTCTATCACAGCCAGATTCTGAAGAAAATGGTTGGCTTTTGGATGGATACCCAAGGAGCTTATCACAAGCAACTGCTCTTAAGAAATTTGGGTTTGAGCCAGATCTTTTCATTCTCCTTGAA GTCCCTGAAGATATCCTTGTTGAGAGAGTCATCGGACGAAGGTTAGATCCTGTTACTGGGAAGATATATCACTTGAAGTATTCTCCCCCTGAAACTGAAGAAATTGCTGCGAGGCTTACTCAACGATTTGATGATACAGAAGAAAAG GTAAAGTTGCGGTTGCGCACTCATCATCAAAATGTGGAGGCAGTACTTTCAATGTTTAAAGACATAACAGTGAAG ATTGATGGAAATGGTTCCAAAGAGGATGTGTTTGCCCAAATTGATGGTTGGCTGACAAAACTTCTTGAGCAAAGGAAGGCTACTTCAGAATCTTTGGCAGCATAA